The following proteins are encoded in a genomic region of Hemibagrus wyckioides isolate EC202008001 linkage group LG29, SWU_Hwy_1.0, whole genome shotgun sequence:
- the LOC131348980 gene encoding C-type mannose receptor 2-like isoform X1 — MKLNLFLLCLTGVVSTTLQDDRHDYCLIKTPMIWADARIYCQKNNKTLARVQTADDWNRLTAEAERHGLTVTGWVGLYNKVNVWYWTIYGAPMNITASYWAPGQPDNFLGIETCVAMDSNGTWADYPNADLKPCICYNDTFGGLIAIPSSRRSWSGSRRYCLTYHTDLASPKNETQNNELQQLVLSQGTSWIGISRSAWVWINGSVGPVLPWRPGYPNNADRNNNCGFLNNSLLEDKPCNNKYYFFCHMPYTVRKQVLKLKIRGDDSVFDPTSQAAILQQFKQKLMALGITRQMNVAWRVQPDGSVFQKKSGNGL, encoded by the exons ATGAAGCTAAATCTTTTTCTCCTGTGTCTCACTG GTGTTGTCTCAACTACCCTGCAAGATGACCGTCATGATTACTGTCTGATTAAAACACCAATGATATGGGCAGATGCGAGAATTTACTgccagaaaaacaacaaaactttaGCTAGGGTGCAGACTGCAGATGACTGGAATAGGTTGACCGCTGAGGCAGAAAGACATGGCCTTACAGTAACTGGCTGGGTCGGATTATACAATAAAGTCAATGTCTGGTACTGGACCATTTATGGTGCACCAATGAATATAACTGCATCCTACTGGGCCCCTGGACAGCCTGATAATTTTCTTGGGATTGAAACCTGTGTTGCAATGGACTCAAATGGAACCTGGGCGGATTATCCCAATGCAGATCTGAAACCCTGCATATGTTACAATG atACCTTTGGAGGGTTAATTGCTATCCCTTCATCCCGAAGGAGCTGGTCAGGAAGTCGGAGATACTGCTTGACCTATCACACAGATTTGGCCAGCccaaaaaatgaaacacagaATAATGAGTTACAACAGTTGGTGTTATCCCAGGGCACTTCTTGGATTGGCATAAGTAGATCTGCTTGGGTTTGGATAAATGGGTCTGTAGGTCCTGTACTTCCGTGGCGTCCTGGCTATCCAAATAATGCTGATCGAAACAACAACTGTGGTTTTCTTAATAACAGCCTGTTAGAGGATAAACCATGCAACAACAAATACTATTTCTTCTGTCACATGC CATATACAGTGAGAAAGCAAGTATTAAAACTGAAGATTCGAGGAGACGATAGTGTGTTTGATCCTACTTCTCAGGCAGCCATTTTACAGCAG TTCAAGCAGAAACTGATGGCCCTTGGCATAACAAGGCAGATGAACGTAGCTTGGAGGGTGCAGCCAGATGGAAGTGTATTTCAGAAGAAAAGTGGCAATGGACTGTAA
- the LOC131348980 gene encoding C-type mannose receptor 2-like isoform X2, which produces MIWADARIYCQKNNKTLARVQTADDWNRLTAEAERHGLTVTGWVGLYNKVNVWYWTIYGAPMNITASYWAPGQPDNFLGIETCVAMDSNGTWADYPNADLKPCICYNDTFGGLIAIPSSRRSWSGSRRYCLTYHTDLASPKNETQNNELQQLVLSQGTSWIGISRSAWVWINGSVGPVLPWRPGYPNNADRNNNCGFLNNSLLEDKPCNNKYYFFCHMPYTVRKQVLKLKIRGDDSVFDPTSQAAILQQFKQKLMALGITRQMNVAWRVQPDGSVFQKKSGNGL; this is translated from the exons ATGATATGGGCAGATGCGAGAATTTACTgccagaaaaacaacaaaactttaGCTAGGGTGCAGACTGCAGATGACTGGAATAGGTTGACCGCTGAGGCAGAAAGACATGGCCTTACAGTAACTGGCTGGGTCGGATTATACAATAAAGTCAATGTCTGGTACTGGACCATTTATGGTGCACCAATGAATATAACTGCATCCTACTGGGCCCCTGGACAGCCTGATAATTTTCTTGGGATTGAAACCTGTGTTGCAATGGACTCAAATGGAACCTGGGCGGATTATCCCAATGCAGATCTGAAACCCTGCATATGTTACAATG atACCTTTGGAGGGTTAATTGCTATCCCTTCATCCCGAAGGAGCTGGTCAGGAAGTCGGAGATACTGCTTGACCTATCACACAGATTTGGCCAGCccaaaaaatgaaacacagaATAATGAGTTACAACAGTTGGTGTTATCCCAGGGCACTTCTTGGATTGGCATAAGTAGATCTGCTTGGGTTTGGATAAATGGGTCTGTAGGTCCTGTACTTCCGTGGCGTCCTGGCTATCCAAATAATGCTGATCGAAACAACAACTGTGGTTTTCTTAATAACAGCCTGTTAGAGGATAAACCATGCAACAACAAATACTATTTCTTCTGTCACATGC CATATACAGTGAGAAAGCAAGTATTAAAACTGAAGATTCGAGGAGACGATAGTGTGTTTGATCCTACTTCTCAGGCAGCCATTTTACAGCAG TTCAAGCAGAAACTGATGGCCCTTGGCATAACAAGGCAGATGAACGTAGCTTGGAGGGTGCAGCCAGATGGAAGTGTATTTCAGAAGAAAAGTGGCAATGGACTGTAA
- the LOC131348957 gene encoding macrophage mannose receptor 1-like isoform X2, producing MKLNLFLFCLTASVVLTTLQDVRHDYILIKTPMIWDDAKLYCETNYETLAMVQTADDWKRLTTEAERHGLTVTGWMGLYNQPDDWTWTWYLPDPSINISNWATGQPDNLGGNETCTAMELDGFWSDYTCSELKPFICYDAIIGGLVGIPSPPLNWVGSRRYCLNNHRDLASPRNLTQNNMLQQFVLSQGTSWIGIYRSSWIWISGVSPIGLPWRPGYPNNAELNNNCGFLNNSLFEDKLCSNKYYFFCQIPYTVRQQVMKLKFQGDDSVFDPASQAAILQQIKQKLKALGIERETNVTWRVQPDRTIFHKKRKTEL from the exons ATGAAGTtgaatctttttctcttttgtctCACTG CAAGTGTTGTCTTGACCACCCTGCAAGATGTTCGCCATGATTATATTCTGATTAAAACGCCAATGATATGGGACGATGCAAAACTTTACTGCGAGACAAACTATGAAACTTTAGCTATGGTGCAGACAGCTGATGACTGGAAAAGGTTGACCACTGAGGCAGAAAGACATGGTCTGACAGTAACTGGCTGGATGGGACTGTACAATCAACCAGACGACTGGACCTGGACCTGGTATTTGCCAGATCCAAGTATAAATATATCAAACTGGGCCACTGGACAACCTGATAATTTAGGTGGGAATGAAACATGTACTGCAATGGAGTTAGATGGCTTCTGGTCGGATTATACCTGCTCAGAACTGAAACCCTTCATATGTTATGATG cTATCATAGGAGGGCTTGTTGGTATCCCTTCGCCCCCATTGAACTGGGTGGGAAGTCGGCGTTACTGCTTGAACAATCACAGAGATTTGGCCAGCCCAAGAAATTTGACACAGAATAATATGCTCCAACAGTTTGTGTTATCCCAGGGCACTTCTTGGATTGGCATATATAGGTCTTCTTGGATTTGGATAAGTGGGGTCAGTCCAATTGGACTTCCGTGGCGTCCTGGCTATCCAAATAATGCTGAACTAAACAACAACTGTGGTTTTCTTAATAACAGCCTGTTTGAGGATAAACTATGCAGCAACAAATACTATTTCTTCTGTCAGATAC CGTATACAGTGAGACAGCAGGTAATGAAACTGAAGTTTCAAGGAGACGATAGTGTGTTTGATCCTGCTTCTCAGGCAGCCATTTTACAGCAG ATCAAGCAGAAACTGAAGGCCCTCGGCATAGAGAGGGAGACAAATGTGACCTGGAGGGTGCAGCCAGATAGAACAATCTTTCACAAAAAACGCAAAACCGAACTGTAA
- the LOC131348957 gene encoding macrophage mannose receptor 1-like isoform X1 — MVRYPSYTVWPELCDHDIKKISIVHCFSILKLIIAASVVLTTLQDVRHDYILIKTPMIWDDAKLYCETNYETLAMVQTADDWKRLTTEAERHGLTVTGWMGLYNQPDDWTWTWYLPDPSINISNWATGQPDNLGGNETCTAMELDGFWSDYTCSELKPFICYDAIIGGLVGIPSPPLNWVGSRRYCLNNHRDLASPRNLTQNNMLQQFVLSQGTSWIGIYRSSWIWISGVSPIGLPWRPGYPNNAELNNNCGFLNNSLFEDKLCSNKYYFFCQIPYTVRQQVMKLKFQGDDSVFDPASQAAILQQIKQKLKALGIERETNVTWRVQPDRTIFHKKRKTEL; from the exons ATGGTCAGATATCCAAGTTACACTGTATGGCCAGAATTATGTGATCATGACATCAAGAAAATCTCAATTGTCCATTGTTTTtcaattttaaaattaattattgcAGCAAGTGTTGTCTTGACCACCCTGCAAGATGTTCGCCATGATTATATTCTGATTAAAACGCCAATGATATGGGACGATGCAAAACTTTACTGCGAGACAAACTATGAAACTTTAGCTATGGTGCAGACAGCTGATGACTGGAAAAGGTTGACCACTGAGGCAGAAAGACATGGTCTGACAGTAACTGGCTGGATGGGACTGTACAATCAACCAGACGACTGGACCTGGACCTGGTATTTGCCAGATCCAAGTATAAATATATCAAACTGGGCCACTGGACAACCTGATAATTTAGGTGGGAATGAAACATGTACTGCAATGGAGTTAGATGGCTTCTGGTCGGATTATACCTGCTCAGAACTGAAACCCTTCATATGTTATGATG cTATCATAGGAGGGCTTGTTGGTATCCCTTCGCCCCCATTGAACTGGGTGGGAAGTCGGCGTTACTGCTTGAACAATCACAGAGATTTGGCCAGCCCAAGAAATTTGACACAGAATAATATGCTCCAACAGTTTGTGTTATCCCAGGGCACTTCTTGGATTGGCATATATAGGTCTTCTTGGATTTGGATAAGTGGGGTCAGTCCAATTGGACTTCCGTGGCGTCCTGGCTATCCAAATAATGCTGAACTAAACAACAACTGTGGTTTTCTTAATAACAGCCTGTTTGAGGATAAACTATGCAGCAACAAATACTATTTCTTCTGTCAGATAC CGTATACAGTGAGACAGCAGGTAATGAAACTGAAGTTTCAAGGAGACGATAGTGTGTTTGATCCTGCTTCTCAGGCAGCCATTTTACAGCAG ATCAAGCAGAAACTGAAGGCCCTCGGCATAGAGAGGGAGACAAATGTGACCTGGAGGGTGCAGCCAGATAGAACAATCTTTCACAAAAAACGCAAAACCGAACTGTAA